DNA sequence from the Thermodesulfobacteriota bacterium genome:
GACCTTATCTACTGCCAGTTTATCTATTTCTTCGAGTGTGGCGTTTAGCGCTTCCAGGTTTGCATGGATGTCGGAGATAACGCCGTATCTCATATAGTTAATTCTACCAGTAGCAAAAAACTCTATCTTAAAATCACGATACCGATGTCCATGACGTTTGTCCCGGTGGGACCTATTTTAACCAGGTCCCCCAGCTTCTCGAAAAAGGTGTAGGAATCGTTCTGGGCCAAGCGTTCCCTGGCACTTAGGTTTATTTCCCTTGCCCGTTCCCTTGTCCTACCGTCACATATCGCCCCGGCGGCATCGGTTGGCCCGTCGATGCCGTCCGTGCCGCAAAAAAGCCCAACGATTTCGTGTCCCATGATCTCCATGGAAAAGGCAAGGGAGGTTTCCGAGCTTCTACCTCCTTTCCCGGTACCGGTTACGGTTACGGTTGTCTCACCGCCAAAGATCAAACATCCCGGCTTCTTGAGGGGTATTCCAAACCTCTCTATATCAAACGCTATTGAGGCTATGACCTTGGCCACCTCTCTGGCTTCTCCTTTTATCTGGGACGAAAGAAGAAGGGTGTTGTATCCCAGGTCCTTTGCCTTGCTCTCACAAGCGATAAGAGACTTAAAATTACTTCCTATGACCACCGTTTGAACCTTATCCGGGTCAAACTCCCCCTCCTTTAGCGTTTCCGGAAGCCTTCCCCTCTTGCCATCCTCGAGATGGACGATCACTTGCGGCGGAATTCTATGCTCGAGCCGGAGAGCCTCTACCACTCGCCAGGCCTCGTCAAAGGTGGTTGCATCGGGGACAGTGGGCCCAGAAGCAATGGCGTCGAGCCTGTCTCCAACTACATCGGAAAGCACCAAGGTTATCACTTGAGAAGGCAGCGCCTTTTTGAGAAGCCCGCCCCCCTTAATCTGTGATATATGTTTTCTAACCGCATTTAGCCCGTGGGTATCCACACCGGAATTGAGGAGCATCTCCGTAGCTTTTCTCTTATCTTCGAGAGAAATTCCGGGGGCTGGCATAGCCAATAGAGCGCTTCCTCCCCCGGAGATCAGAAAAATCACCAGGTCGTTTTCTCCGGTTTTGTCCAGAAGCTTTACCACTTCGTTGGCGGCATTCAGGCTTCTCTCATCGGGTATAGGATGGCTGGAAAGATAAAACCTCAACCTGGAGAATGTGAAATTGGGTGAGGCGTTTGATACCACGATCCCTTCTCTTATTCTGTCGCCCAATAAATCCTCGAGGGCTTTGCCCATCGACGAAGCAGCTTTTCCAAAAGCTATGACGAAGATCGATTCATATCTTCTTAGGTCGTATTCCCTTCCGTCAACCTCGAGCATGTTCCCCCGGAGCGTTATGTGTTCAAGCATGCATCTTTCCGGATTCGCCGCCTCGAGCGCCTCGTTGAAGATTTTTATCGCGTGTTCTCTGGTTTGCTTGAAGTCCATATTAATGAGAGCGGATTTTGACAATAGACCCGGTCTATACGTCCTCTATCCCTGTAAACCGATCACTCCCTCTGCAGTTTATCAATCAGTTCATCGACCTTTTTTCTGGTAAGGTTCTCATGAAGCTCGTCGTCGATAAGCGCAACAGGAGCGGTTCCACAAGAGGCTAAACATTCCGCTTCAAGCAGGGTGATTTTTCCGTCCGGGGTTGTTTCTCCGGTATGAATTTTTAGTTTCTCCGAAAGGTAGTGTTCTATCTGCTGCGATCCTCTCAGGGCACAGGAAAGTGTCCGGCACAGCCAAATAACCCGCTTGCCAACCGGCTTCGTAAAGAACATGGTGTAAAACGTGGCTACGTTTTGAACGCTTGCCGGCGGTATGCCTATAAGCCCGGCTACCTCCTCCATCGATTCCTTTGATAGCCAGCCGTATTCCTCCTGCACTTCGCGGAGGACCGGTATTAACGCTGACTGCTTGGTCTCATACTGAGACACCGTTTTATTTATTTTTTCCTTGAGCTTTTCGGAGAAAGGCATGATTTTTGAGATCTCAAACCAGGGCAATGTTTAAAATTAACATGGTTTAATATGGTGTGCAAGCTGTCCTCCCTC
Encoded proteins:
- a CDS encoding glycerate kinase, with translation MSKSALINMDFKQTREHAIKIFNEALEAANPERCMLEHITLRGNMLEVDGREYDLRRYESIFVIAFGKAASSMGKALEDLLGDRIREGIVVSNASPNFTFSRLRFYLSSHPIPDERSLNAANEVVKLLDKTGENDLVIFLISGGGSALLAMPAPGISLEDKRKATEMLLNSGVDTHGLNAVRKHISQIKGGGLLKKALPSQVITLVLSDVVGDRLDAIASGPTVPDATTFDEAWRVVEALRLEHRIPPQVIVHLEDGKRGRLPETLKEGEFDPDKVQTVVIGSNFKSLIACESKAKDLGYNTLLLSSQIKGEAREVAKVIASIAFDIERFGIPLKKPGCLIFGGETTVTVTGTGKGGRSSETSLAFSMEIMGHEIVGLFCGTDGIDGPTDAAGAICDGRTRERAREINLSARERLAQNDSYTFFEKLGDLVKIGPTGTNVMDIGIVILR
- the nuoE gene encoding NADH-quinone oxidoreductase subunit NuoE → MPFSEKLKEKINKTVSQYETKQSALIPVLREVQEEYGWLSKESMEEVAGLIGIPPASVQNVATFYTMFFTKPVGKRVIWLCRTLSCALRGSQQIEHYLSEKLKIHTGETTPDGKITLLEAECLASCGTAPVALIDDELHENLTRKKVDELIDKLQRE